One genomic window of Salvia miltiorrhiza cultivar Shanhuang (shh) chromosome 4, IMPLAD_Smil_shh, whole genome shotgun sequence includes the following:
- the LOC131022166 gene encoding agamous-like MADS-box protein AGL80, with translation MTRKKVTLAYISNESERKASYKKRKKGLMKKVSELSTLCGVDACAIVYSQYDAVPEVWPSPLGAQAILARFRKLSDMDQSRKMVNQESFTRQRIKKAADQLRRLQKENRCRELEALMFRCISGAAALDDFSLPDAAEMGWVISQTLRDINARMEAVAAADHRRRQPPPIAMPPPPPPPPDEVAEPHGLEECFPWNLVQSPSAGGGGGGGGFDGGGGLGWDAGMVLPYPYIFNHSNSTQTGHIHFNH, from the coding sequence atgacgagGAAGAAAGTAACATTGGCGTACATTAGCAACGAGTCGGAGAGGAAAGCTTCATACAAGAAGCGGAAGAAGGGGCTGATGAAGAAGGTGAGCGAGCTGAGCACGCTATGCGGCGTGGACGCGTGCGCCATCGTCTACAGCCAATACGACGCCGTGCCGGAGGTGTGGCCGTCGCCGCTGGGGGCGCAGGCCATCCTCGCCCGCTTCCGCAAGCTCTCCGACATGGACCAGAGCCGCAAGATGGTCAACCAGGAGAGCTTCACGCGCCAGCGGATCAAGAAGGCGGCCGACCAGCTCCGCCGCCTCCAGAAGGAGAACCGGTGCCGCGAGCTCGAGGCGCTCATGTTCCGCTGCATCTCCGGCGCCGCCGCCCTCGACGACTTCAGCCTCCCCGACGCCGCCGAGATGGGCTGGGTCATCAGCCAGACGCTCAGGGACATCAACGCGCGGATGGAGGCCGTGGCGGCGGCGGATCACCGCCGCCGTCAGCCGCCGCCGATCGCGAtgcctcctccgccgccgccgccgcccgacGAGGTGGCGGAGCCCCACGGATTGGAGGAGTGTTTCCCGTGGAACCTGGTGCAGAGCCCGTCggccggcggcggaggcggcggcggcggttttGACGGCGGCGGCGGGCTTGGGTGGGATGCGGGGATGGTGCTGCCGTATCCCTACATTTTCAATCATTCTAACTCTACTCAAACTGGCCACATTCATTTCAATCATTGA
- the LOC131022165 gene encoding alpha-soluble NSF attachment protein-like, translated as MGDHLARAEDFESRAEKKLGGWGLFGSKYEDAADLFDKAANAFKLSKSWDRAGAVYVKLANCHLKLDSKHEAANAYADAAHCYKKCNIQESISCLEESVNIFLDIGRFNMSARYYKEIAELYEQEQNLEQAIVYFEKAVDLFQSEEVSTSANQCKQKVAQYAAQLEQYQKAIEIYEEIAQQSLNNNLLKYGVKGHLLNAGICQLCKADFVAINKALERYQDLDPTFSGTREYKLLADLAAAIDEEDLTKFTDAVKEYDSLTQLDGWKTTLLLRVKEALKAKELEEDDLT; from the exons ATGGGCGATCATTTGGCGAGGGCCGAGGACTTCGAGAGCCGAGCCGAGAAGAAACTCGGTGGCTGGGGCTTATTCGGCTCCAAATACGAAGACGCTGCCGACTTATTCGACAAAGCCGCCAACGCTTTCAAGCTTTCCAAATCAT GGGATCGAGCAGGAGCAGTATATGTCAAGTTGGCTAACTGTCACCTGAAG TTAGATAGCAAGCATGAAGCTGCTAATGCGTATGCTGATGCAGCTCATTGCTACAAAAAGTGCAATATACAAG AGTCAATTTCATGCCTGGAGGAATCTGTAAATATCTTTCTGGATATTGGAAGGTTTAATATGTCTGCAAGGTATTATAAG GAAATAGCTGAGTTGTATGAGCAAGAACAGAACTTGGAACAGGCTATCGTGTATTTTGAGAAAGCTGTTGATCTCTTCCAAAGTGAAGAAGTATCAACATCAGCAAACCAGTGCAAGCAGAAAGTTGCTCAGTATGCCGCTCAGTTGGAACA ATATCAAAAAGCCATAGAGATTTATGAAGAGATAGCACAACAGTCACTCAacaataacttgctcaaatatGGAGTAAAAGGGCACCTTCTTAATGCTGGTATTTGCCAGCTATGCAAGGCTGATTTTGTTGCGATTAACAAGGCATTAGAGCGATACCAG gATCTAGATCCAACATTTTCTGGAACACGTGAGTACAAATTGCTAGCG GATTTAGCTGCTGccattgatgaggaagatttgACCAAGTTTACTGATGCAGTCAAGGAATATGATAGCTTGACTCAGCTG GATGGTTGGAAGACAACGCTGCTGTTGAGAGTGAAGGAAGCTCTGAAGGCCAAAGAACTGGAGGAGGATGATCTTACTTAA
- the LOC131021118 gene encoding uncharacterized protein LOC131021118 translates to MALEVFGEGEALWARVVKSLYGELVWGKRGNVRWREEVGRKGGGRKLWIGEEGGAIKRLVGESGFWEGELWVWAVEWMRELREREKGQVEELLLVVSDFAPCTGLTEGWRWKATPDGFFTTKSAYDLLAATREEQQVQPLEMAKVWKAPTPHKAKVTAWRCLRNRLATCDNLRRINIQIGVEERWCNACVSSEETTEHLFLHCPKAAAVWDQIYQWLDIKTANPRSILQHFISFIAAGKRKKDRRLLKALWMGTVWLFWES, encoded by the exons ATGGCTTTGGAGGTTTTTGGGGAAGGGGAAGCTCTGTGGGCGAGGGTGGTTAAATCTCTATATGGGGAGCTTGTGTGGGGGAAGAGGGGGAATGTTCGGTGGCGGGAAGAGGTGGGCAGAAAGGGTGGTGGCAGAAAATTGTGGATAGGGGAGGAGGGAGGGGCGATT AAAAGGCTGGTCGGTGAGAGCGGGTTTTGGGAGGGAGAGTTGTGGGTGTGGGCGGTGGAGTGGATGCgggagttaagggagagggagaaagggcAGGTGGAGGAACTTTTGCTGGTGGTTTCTGATTTTGCTCCCTGTACAGGTTTAACCGAGGGATGGAGATGGAAGGCGACACCAGATGGTTTTTTCACAACCAAGTCGGCATATGATCTTTTGGCGGCAACAAGAGAGGAGCAACAAGTACAGCCTTTGGAGATGGCTaaggtttggaaggccccaacaccGCATAAAGCCAAGGTGACTGCATGGAGATGCcttagaaacagattggcaacCTGCGATAATTTGAGAAGAATAAATATTCAGATCggcgtggaggagagatggtgcaacGCCTGTGTTTCAAGCGAGGAGACGACAGAACACCTGTTCcttcattgcccgaaagcaGCGGCGGTTTGGGACCAGATTTATCAATGGCttgacatcaaaacggcaaatcctagaAGTATCCTACAACACTTCATTTCATTCATTGCTGCTGGAAAAAGGAAGAAAGACAGGAGATTGCTCAAAGCGTTGTGGATGGGAACAGTGTGGTTGTTCTGGGAAAGCTGA